In one window of Brenneria goodwinii DNA:
- a CDS encoding glycoside hydrolase family 32 protein has product MREKHLLKQTLLAVMKGHQRTPSDHHRPLWHLSPVVGLMNDPNGFIQFQQRYHLFYQWNPLACNHNTKFWGHWSSADLVNWQHEPVALLPSEEFDIDGCFSGSAVDDNGQLVLIYTGNVMLADDDRTAWQCIARQNAQGEFEKQPVLGQPEGYTGHVRDPKVWRHNDSWYMVLAAQDPQLQGKVLLLKSPDLVKWTLMGEIAGSKVRDNGEFGYMWECPDLFHLDGHDVLITCPQGVAAEERRYLNQYQCGYLLGKLDYATGDYPHGPFHELDSGHEFYAPQTTLTDDGRRLLIGWMGVPDQDEFEQPTLQHGWVHMMTCPRELSVRAGRLCQKPARELQALRAAHRQAGGRADSLPTLDAHSAEIALQVSGNFQANFGATMWLTCDEQGITLSRQGLRNGEEEKRYWQGKVEKLQILCDSSSLEIFINDGVGVMSSRYFPTARAEVTFSGSAEIALNHWQLKESQTGAPLADLDR; this is encoded by the coding sequence ATGAGAGAAAAACACCTCCTCAAGCAAACGCTGCTCGCGGTGATGAAAGGTCATCAGCGTACCCCATCCGACCACCACCGCCCGCTGTGGCACCTGTCCCCGGTGGTGGGATTAATGAACGACCCGAACGGCTTTATTCAGTTCCAGCAACGTTACCATCTGTTCTATCAATGGAATCCGCTGGCCTGCAACCATAACACTAAATTCTGGGGCCACTGGAGCTCTGCCGATCTGGTTAACTGGCAACATGAGCCGGTCGCCCTCCTGCCGAGCGAAGAGTTCGATATCGACGGCTGTTTCTCCGGCTCCGCGGTGGATGACAACGGGCAACTGGTGCTGATCTATACCGGCAACGTGATGCTTGCCGACGACGACCGTACCGCCTGGCAGTGCATCGCCCGGCAGAATGCGCAGGGTGAGTTCGAGAAGCAGCCGGTGCTGGGTCAGCCGGAGGGCTACACCGGCCACGTGCGCGATCCGAAAGTCTGGCGTCATAACGACAGCTGGTACATGGTGCTGGCGGCGCAGGATCCGCAGTTGCAGGGTAAGGTGCTGCTGCTGAAATCGCCCGATCTGGTGAAATGGACGTTGATGGGCGAGATTGCCGGCAGCAAGGTGCGCGACAACGGCGAATTCGGCTATATGTGGGAGTGCCCGGATCTGTTCCACCTTGATGGTCACGACGTGCTGATTACTTGCCCGCAGGGCGTCGCAGCTGAAGAGCGGCGTTACCTGAACCAGTACCAGTGCGGCTATCTGCTCGGCAAGCTGGATTACGCCACGGGCGACTATCCGCACGGGCCGTTTCACGAACTGGACAGCGGTCACGAATTTTATGCGCCGCAAACCACCCTTACCGACGACGGCCGCCGTCTGCTGATAGGCTGGATGGGCGTGCCTGACCAGGATGAGTTTGAGCAGCCCACCCTGCAACACGGCTGGGTGCATATGATGACCTGTCCGCGCGAGCTGAGCGTGCGCGCAGGCCGCCTCTGCCAGAAACCGGCGCGCGAACTGCAGGCGCTGCGCGCTGCGCACCGGCAGGCCGGCGGACGCGCCGACTCGCTGCCGACCCTTGACGCCCATAGCGCCGAGATAGCCTTACAGGTCAGCGGCAACTTTCAGGCGAACTTTGGCGCTACGATGTGGCTGACCTGCGATGAACAGGGCATTACGTTGAGCCGTCAGGGACTGCGTAACGGCGAGGAAGAGAAGCGTTACTGGCAAGGCAAGGTGGAGAAACTACAAATCCTCTGCGACAGCTCCAGCCTGGAGATCTTTATTAATGACGGGGTCGGCGTTATGTCCTCACGCTATTTCCCAACCGCGCGCGCCGAGGTGACGTTTAGCGGCAGCGCCGAGATCGCTCTCAACCACTGGCAATTAAAGGAAAGCCAGACGGGCGCCCCGCTGGCCGACCTTGACCGGTAA
- a CDS encoding efflux RND transporter permease subunit, translating to MNAADLKKSFNLSAWALKNQQLVSFFMLLIMVAGIISYDQLPRNEDPAFTIKAAVVTTLWPGATIADTTNLVTDTLEKKLQETPYLDYVESETRAGQSVIFVNLRDDTPPAKVSDIWHQVRNKMQDIAPSLPQGVQGPAVNDEFDNTFGTIYGFTAEGFTSRELRDRVEDVRRSLMSVPDIGKISLVGEQEEQIVIAFSPRKLAGMGLDLQQVTDALKAQNEVVPTGELRTAKENIALRVSGALSSEESLRAVTLRIDGRYLPLTDIAAISRQPVEPPAPAFQVNGKPAIGLAISMASTGNMLRFGQAINERMADIQAQLPHGIEMTTVADQSTVVKQAVSGFVRVLIEAVVIVLAVSFVSLGLRAGLVVAAAIPLVLAMTFAVMMLCGIGLQRISLGALIIALGLLVDDAMITVETMVACLEKGDDRWRAATYAFETTAFPMLTGTLVMIAGFIPVGFAASSAGEYCFSLFAVVLIALLCSWIVAILFSPLTGVWILPRTLNGQAGEKARRPGRLMRFYSGLLARVLRHRVATLAIALAVFALSVFGTAFMEGEFFPASDRPELLVSLSLPANASQTETTRQVTRLERLLEGNDDIDHYSTYIGTGAIRFYLPMDVLLDNENTSQLVIVANSLEARDRLSRQLNKILAEQFDNITTRVSPLELGPPVGWPVKYRISGPDYARVHDFAQQLAGIIGQNPAAREVNLTAGEPERVITLKVNQTEARAAGVSSSSVAETLHTVWAGSAITTVRDRNRLIDVVLRGDDAERLDTGSLQSLMITASTGQKVPLSRVATPVWGVEDPVIWRRQRLPFITVQTDLAPGMNAVAVSQALLPDVNALRDALPSGYSIEEGGTVAESDKGNSSVYAVLPVTLFAMLVLLMIQLQKFTRMLLAVLMAPFGLPGIVAAMLPTGTPMGFVALLGIIALAGMIIRNAVILISEVDSNTSQGLDREEAIIKASKHRARPILLTACAAVLGMIPISHQVFWGPMAYAIIGGLLVATLVTLTVLPASLSLVMQAEEKSARAPQGE from the coding sequence CGGCATCATCAGCTACGACCAACTGCCGCGTAATGAGGATCCGGCCTTCACGATTAAAGCCGCCGTGGTCACCACGCTGTGGCCGGGCGCCACCATTGCGGACACCACCAATCTGGTGACGGACACGTTGGAAAAGAAGCTGCAGGAAACGCCTTATCTCGATTATGTGGAAAGCGAAACCCGGGCCGGTCAGTCGGTCATCTTTGTGAACCTGCGCGACGATACGCCGCCGGCCAAGGTGTCGGATATCTGGCATCAGGTGCGCAATAAAATGCAGGATATCGCCCCCTCGCTGCCGCAGGGCGTGCAGGGGCCCGCGGTGAACGACGAGTTCGACAATACCTTCGGCACGATTTACGGTTTTACCGCCGAGGGCTTTACATCGCGCGAGCTGCGTGACCGGGTAGAAGACGTCCGGCGCAGTCTGATGTCGGTGCCGGACATCGGCAAAATCAGTCTGGTGGGCGAGCAGGAAGAGCAAATCGTTATTGCATTTTCTCCGCGCAAACTGGCCGGTATGGGGCTGGATCTGCAACAGGTGACCGACGCGCTGAAGGCGCAGAACGAGGTCGTGCCGACCGGCGAACTGCGAACGGCAAAAGAGAATATCGCGCTGCGGGTCAGCGGCGCGCTGAGTTCGGAGGAGAGCCTGCGCGCCGTCACCCTGCGTATCGACGGACGTTACCTTCCCCTGACGGATATCGCCGCCATCAGCCGCCAGCCGGTGGAACCGCCGGCGCCGGCGTTCCAGGTCAACGGCAAGCCCGCCATCGGCCTGGCCATTTCGATGGCGTCGACCGGCAACATGCTGCGTTTTGGGCAGGCGATCAACGAACGGATGGCGGATATACAGGCGCAGTTGCCTCACGGCATCGAGATGACCACCGTTGCCGATCAGTCGACCGTGGTGAAACAGGCGGTCAGCGGCTTCGTCAGAGTGCTGATCGAAGCGGTGGTGATTGTGCTGGCCGTCTCATTCGTCTCGCTGGGACTGCGGGCCGGGCTGGTGGTGGCCGCCGCCATTCCGCTGGTGCTGGCCATGACCTTCGCCGTTATGATGCTGTGCGGTATCGGGCTACAGCGTATCTCGCTGGGGGCGCTGATTATCGCGCTTGGGTTGCTGGTGGACGACGCCATGATAACCGTCGAAACCATGGTGGCCTGCCTGGAAAAGGGCGATGACCGCTGGCGCGCCGCCACCTACGCGTTTGAAACTACGGCATTTCCGATGCTCACCGGTACGCTGGTGATGATCGCCGGTTTTATTCCGGTCGGTTTTGCCGCCTCCAGCGCCGGCGAATACTGCTTTTCCCTGTTCGCCGTCGTGCTGATCGCCCTGCTTTGCTCATGGATCGTCGCCATCCTCTTCTCGCCGCTGACCGGGGTCTGGATTTTACCGCGTACCCTCAACGGTCAGGCGGGGGAAAAAGCGCGCCGGCCAGGGCGCCTGATGCGTTTTTACAGCGGCCTGCTGGCGCGGGTGCTGCGCCATCGCGTGGCGACGCTGGCTATCGCGCTGGCCGTTTTCGCGCTCTCGGTATTCGGCACCGCCTTCATGGAGGGGGAATTCTTCCCGGCCTCCGATCGGCCCGAATTGCTGGTCAGCCTTTCCCTGCCGGCCAACGCCTCGCAGACGGAAACGACGCGGCAGGTAACCCGGCTCGAACGGCTGCTGGAGGGGAACGACGATATCGACCACTACTCGACCTATATCGGCACCGGCGCGATACGTTTTTATCTGCCGATGGACGTACTGCTGGATAATGAAAATACCTCTCAGTTGGTGATCGTCGCCAACAGTCTGGAAGCGCGCGATCGCCTAAGCCGGCAGTTGAACAAGATACTGGCCGAGCAGTTCGACAATATCACCACGCGCGTTTCGCCGCTGGAGCTGGGGCCGCCGGTCGGCTGGCCGGTAAAATACCGCATCAGCGGCCCGGATTACGCCAGAGTGCACGATTTCGCCCAGCAACTGGCGGGCATCATCGGACAGAATCCCGCCGCGCGCGAGGTAAACCTGACGGCGGGAGAGCCGGAACGGGTCATCACGCTCAAAGTGAATCAGACGGAAGCGCGGGCGGCGGGCGTTTCGTCCAGCAGCGTGGCTGAAACGCTGCATACCGTGTGGGCCGGCAGCGCGATCACCACCGTGCGCGATCGCAACCGGCTGATCGACGTAGTGCTGCGCGGCGACGATGCCGAACGGCTGGATACCGGCAGTCTCCAATCCCTGATGATTACCGCCTCGACAGGGCAGAAAGTGCCGCTGAGCCGGGTCGCCACACCAGTATGGGGCGTGGAGGATCCGGTGATATGGCGACGCCAGCGGCTGCCGTTTATCACCGTTCAGACCGATCTGGCGCCGGGGATGAATGCCGTCGCGGTCTCTCAGGCGCTGCTGCCCGACGTCAATGCGCTGCGCGACGCCCTGCCGTCAGGCTATAGCATTGAGGAAGGCGGCACGGTAGCCGAATCCGATAAAGGCAACAGTTCGGTCTATGCCGTATTGCCGGTCACGCTGTTCGCCATGCTGGTGCTGCTGATGATCCAACTGCAGAAATTTACCCGCATGCTGCTGGCCGTGCTGATGGCGCCGTTCGGCTTACCTGGGATCGTCGCGGCGATGCTGCCCACGGGTACGCCGATGGGCTTTGTCGCCTTGCTTGGCATCATCGCTCTGGCCGGCATGATCATTCGTAACGCCGTCATTCTGATCAGCGAAGTGGACAGCAATACGAGTCAGGGGCTGGACCGGGAAGAGGCGATTATCAAAGCATCAAAACACCGCGCGCGTCCGATACTGTTAACCGCCTGCGCCGCCGTGCTGGGGATGATCCCGATTTCGCATCAGGTCTTCTGGGGGCCGATGGCCTATGCCATCATCGGCGGGTTGCTGGTCGCCACGCTGGTTACGCTGACCGTGTTGCCGGCATCGCTCAGCCTGGTCATGCAGGCCGAAGAAAAAAGCGCCCGCGCGCCGCAAGGAGAATAA
- the gss gene encoding bifunctional glutathionylspermidine amidase/synthase codes for MSKGTTGSDAPFGTLLGYAPGGVAIYSSNYRSLDPKSMPGDASFRSYIDNEYMGHKWQCVEFARRFLFLNYGVVFTDVGMAYEIFSLRFLRQVVNDNILPLQAFANGSLRSPVAGSLLIWHKGGEFYETGHVAVITQLVGNKVRIAEQNVTHTLLPQGQQWTRELTLEVRDGHYTIHDTFDDTTILGWMIQTDDTAHSQPQPTISGAALAIHGARLDKRGQFAGKWLNEQDPLQMAYVQANGGHIINKDPYQYFTITEYAEQELIKATNELHLMYLHATDKVMKDDNLLALFDIPKILWPRLRLSWQQRRHDMITGRMDFCMDERGLKVYEYNADSASCHTEGGLILEQWVRQGYPGKGHNPAEELLGELTGAWKHSLARPFVHIMQDKDLEENYHAGFMQRALTQAGFESKILYGLDELRWDAAGRLIDGDGRLVNCVWKTWAWETVIEQVREVSETEFAAVPIRTGGPDNEVRLIDVLMRPEVMVFEPLWTVIPGNKAILPVLWSLFPHHRYLLDTDFEVNEELAKTGYAVKPISGRCGSNIDLVSHHDEVLDKTSGKFVDRKNIYQQLWCLPNVAGKYIQVCTFTVGGNYGGTCLRGDDSLVIKKESDIEPLIVLKDNPQ; via the coding sequence ATGAGCAAAGGAACAACAGGTAGTGACGCCCCGTTTGGAACGCTGTTGGGGTACGCGCCAGGCGGCGTAGCGATTTATTCATCAAATTACAGAAGCCTTGATCCGAAAAGCATGCCGGGCGACGCCTCGTTTCGCAGCTATATCGACAACGAATATATGGGGCATAAGTGGCAATGCGTCGAGTTCGCCCGCCGTTTTCTGTTTTTGAACTACGGCGTGGTTTTTACCGACGTCGGCATGGCGTATGAAATCTTCTCTCTGCGCTTTTTGCGCCAGGTTGTTAATGACAATATCCTGCCTTTACAGGCCTTTGCCAATGGTTCTCTCCGTTCGCCGGTAGCCGGTTCGCTGCTTATCTGGCACAAAGGCGGCGAGTTTTACGAGACCGGCCACGTGGCGGTGATTACCCAGCTCGTGGGCAATAAAGTTCGCATCGCCGAGCAGAACGTGACCCACACGCTGCTGCCGCAGGGGCAGCAGTGGACCCGCGAACTGACGCTGGAAGTGCGCGACGGCCATTACACCATTCACGACACCTTTGATGACACCACCATCCTCGGCTGGATGATTCAGACCGACGATACGGCGCACAGCCAGCCGCAGCCGACTATCTCCGGAGCGGCGTTAGCCATTCACGGCGCGCGGCTGGATAAGCGGGGCCAGTTCGCCGGCAAGTGGCTGAACGAGCAGGATCCCTTGCAGATGGCCTATGTGCAGGCGAATGGCGGCCACATTATCAACAAGGATCCCTATCAATATTTCACTATCACCGAATACGCCGAGCAGGAGCTGATCAAGGCGACCAATGAGCTGCATCTGATGTACCTGCACGCGACCGATAAGGTGATGAAAGACGACAATTTGCTGGCGCTGTTTGATATTCCCAAAATTCTCTGGCCGCGTTTACGCCTCTCCTGGCAGCAGCGCCGGCACGATATGATTACCGGCCGCATGGATTTCTGCATGGACGAGCGCGGCCTGAAAGTCTATGAATACAATGCGGATTCCGCTTCCTGCCATACCGAAGGCGGGCTGATCCTCGAACAGTGGGTTCGTCAGGGATACCCCGGCAAAGGACATAATCCGGCGGAAGAGTTGCTCGGCGAACTGACCGGCGCGTGGAAACACAGCCTGGCGAGACCCTTCGTCCACATCATGCAGGACAAGGATCTGGAGGAGAATTACCACGCCGGGTTTATGCAACGCGCGCTGACGCAGGCCGGTTTCGAGAGCAAAATCCTTTACGGGCTTGATGAGCTGCGCTGGGATGCCGCCGGGCGGCTTATTGATGGCGACGGCCGGCTGGTGAACTGCGTCTGGAAAACATGGGCCTGGGAAACCGTCATTGAACAGGTGCGCGAGGTCAGCGAAACCGAATTTGCGGCGGTGCCGATCCGTACCGGCGGACCGGATAACGAGGTTCGCCTGATTGACGTGCTGATGCGTCCTGAAGTGATGGTTTTTGAGCCGCTGTGGACGGTGATCCCCGGCAATAAAGCGATTCTGCCGGTGCTTTGGTCGTTGTTCCCGCATCATCGCTATCTGCTGGATACCGATTTTGAGGTGAATGAAGAACTGGCGAAAACCGGGTATGCGGTCAAGCCGATTTCCGGGCGCTGCGGCAGCAACATTGACCTGGTCAGCCACCATGATGAAGTGCTCGATAAGACGTCCGGCAAGTTCGTCGATCGGAAAAATATCTACCAGCAGCTGTGGTGCCTGCCCAATGTCGCCGGGAAATACATTCAGGTATGTACCTTTACCGTCGGCGGCAATTATGGCGGAACCTGCCTGCGCGGCGATGATTCGCTGGTGATCAAAAAAGAGAGCGATATTGAGCCGCTGATTGTGCTGAAAGACAACCCGCAGTAG
- a CDS encoding PTS transporter subunit EIIC, whose translation MDYKQVARQLVPLMGGKDNIASAIHCATRLRVVLEDESKLDLNAIDAIKGVKASFRKAGQVQVVFDSSVINDVYDAFAHAAMIDDSTQKEEASQNAVKNLSYFQRIASTLSNVFIPIIPAIIASGLLMGLMSLIRTYGWLDSKNAIYVLLEMFSSSAFIILPVLIGFTAARVFGGNPFLGATIGGILTHPTLANVWGGLGSYHTLDFYGLQIAMIGYQGTVFPVLLTVWFMSFIEKRLRRIVPDLVEIVFVPFLTLIISGFVALLIIGPAGRMLGDGIAYVLTTLIAQTGWIAGVIFGGLYSVVAMTGIQNSFHAIEAGLLINPNIGVNYLLPIWSMSNVAQGGACLAVWFRTRDSKIRKIAIPAAFSAIIGSVEAAVFGVNLRFVKPFIAAMAGGAIGGAWVVYNKVYATGVGLTGLPGLAIIQASSLVNHLIGLAMAFGLPFFITLLFSYNEKGDQ comes from the coding sequence ATGGATTATAAGCAGGTAGCCCGGCAGCTCGTTCCGTTGATGGGCGGCAAGGATAACATTGCTTCGGCCATCCACTGCGCCACACGACTTAGGGTAGTACTGGAAGACGAATCAAAACTGGATCTTAACGCGATTGATGCGATAAAGGGAGTAAAGGCAAGTTTTCGTAAGGCGGGGCAAGTACAGGTTGTATTCGACAGCAGTGTGATTAACGATGTTTACGACGCATTCGCTCACGCAGCCATGATCGATGACTCGACGCAAAAAGAAGAAGCCTCGCAAAATGCCGTAAAAAATCTCAGCTACTTTCAACGCATAGCCAGCACCTTGTCCAACGTTTTCATCCCCATTATTCCTGCGATTATCGCCTCCGGCCTGTTGATGGGACTGATGAGCCTGATTAGAACCTACGGCTGGCTGGATTCGAAAAACGCCATTTACGTTTTGCTGGAAATGTTCAGTTCCTCCGCCTTTATCATCCTGCCGGTGCTGATTGGATTTACCGCCGCCCGCGTATTCGGCGGAAACCCGTTTCTCGGCGCCACCATCGGCGGGATCCTGACGCACCCGACGCTGGCGAACGTCTGGGGCGGATTAGGCAGTTACCATACGTTGGACTTCTACGGGCTGCAAATCGCCATGATCGGCTATCAGGGAACGGTGTTTCCGGTGCTGCTGACCGTCTGGTTTATGAGTTTTATCGAGAAGCGCCTGCGCCGTATCGTTCCCGATCTCGTCGAGATCGTTTTCGTGCCATTCCTCACGTTGATCATTTCCGGTTTTGTCGCGCTGCTGATTATCGGCCCGGCGGGCCGCATGCTCGGCGACGGCATCGCCTATGTGCTGACCACGCTGATTGCCCAGACCGGCTGGATTGCCGGGGTGATTTTCGGCGGCCTCTATTCGGTGGTGGCGATGACCGGCATCCAGAACAGCTTCCACGCCATTGAAGCCGGGCTGCTGATTAATCCGAATATCGGCGTCAACTACCTGCTGCCGATTTGGTCAATGTCCAATGTCGCCCAGGGCGGCGCCTGTCTGGCCGTCTGGTTCCGCACCCGCGACAGCAAAATACGCAAGATCGCCATTCCGGCCGCCTTCTCGGCAATCATTGGTTCAGTTGAGGCTGCGGTATTCGGCGTCAATCTGCGTTTTGTGAAACCGTTTATCGCCGCCATGGCCGGCGGCGCGATCGGCGGCGCCTGGGTGGTCTACAACAAGGTTTACGCCACCGGCGTGGGTCTGACCGGCCTGCCGGGGCTGGCTATTATTCAGGCCAGTTCGTTAGTCAATCACTTGATTGGTCTGGCCATGGCTTTCGGCCTGCCATTTTTTATTACTTTACTGTTCAGCTATAACGAAAAGGGCGACCAATGA
- a CDS encoding efflux transporter outer membrane subunit, whose translation MKLKTIALSPLFLALLLCGCAVGPDYQRPAPTSVPLQYKEASGWRQAAPQDQAGKGEWWAVYHDDTLSSLLSQVSISNQNVAQYEAQYRQAKALAAESRSDLFPTVGATGSGTRSGSNSSSGASQRTVGNSFSAQASASWELDLWGKLRRTLEENKANAQASQAELANITLSAQSELAQDYFQLRIMDQQIALYQQSVQAYERYLQVIDNKYQAGAESRSTLAQAQLQLESARASALDYVWQRAQLEHAIALLLGKTPAEFSLAAAPLAATMPAIPNALPSELLQRRPDIAYAERNVAAANAAVGVAIAGYYPDLTLSASGGFTSSALHNLISLPNRVWSLGPELSGTLLDFGATSAQVEQARAAYDASVASYRQAVLQGFTEVENYLVQLNTLQDELAAQQRAAAAAQDSARVTRNQYEAGMIDYLDVATTENASLSQQQSLLSLQSTQWVASVELIAALGGGWDADTLAP comes from the coding sequence ATGAAACTGAAAACTATCGCATTGAGTCCGCTTTTCCTCGCACTGTTGCTCTGCGGCTGCGCCGTAGGGCCAGACTATCAGCGCCCGGCCCCGACCAGCGTGCCGTTGCAGTATAAGGAAGCGAGCGGTTGGCGGCAGGCCGCGCCGCAGGATCAAGCCGGAAAAGGCGAATGGTGGGCGGTTTACCATGACGACACGCTGTCGTCGCTGCTCAGCCAGGTCAGTATCTCGAACCAAAACGTGGCGCAGTATGAAGCGCAATACCGTCAGGCCAAAGCGCTGGCGGCGGAATCGCGTTCTGATCTGTTCCCGACGGTCGGCGCCACCGGTTCCGGCACCCGCAGCGGCAGCAATAGCAGCAGCGGCGCCAGCCAGCGCACCGTCGGCAACAGTTTCTCGGCGCAGGCCAGCGCCAGTTGGGAGTTGGATCTGTGGGGCAAGTTGCGCCGTACGCTGGAAGAGAACAAAGCCAACGCGCAGGCCAGCCAGGCGGAACTGGCGAACATCACGCTGAGCGCTCAGTCGGAGCTGGCGCAAGACTATTTCCAACTGCGCATCATGGATCAGCAGATCGCCCTGTATCAGCAGAGCGTGCAGGCTTATGAACGTTATCTGCAGGTGATCGACAACAAATATCAGGCGGGGGCGGAGTCGCGCAGCACGCTGGCGCAGGCGCAACTGCAGTTGGAGAGCGCCAGAGCCTCGGCGTTGGATTATGTCTGGCAGCGCGCGCAACTGGAACACGCGATTGCGCTGCTGCTCGGCAAAACGCCGGCGGAGTTCAGTTTGGCCGCCGCGCCGCTGGCCGCAACTATGCCGGCGATCCCAAACGCGCTGCCTTCCGAACTACTACAGCGCCGGCCGGATATCGCCTATGCCGAACGCAATGTGGCGGCGGCGAATGCGGCGGTGGGGGTGGCGATCGCCGGTTACTATCCCGATCTGACGCTGAGCGCCAGCGGCGGCTTCACCAGTTCCGCGCTGCATAATCTTATTTCGCTGCCGAATCGCGTCTGGTCGCTCGGCCCGGAACTGAGCGGCACGCTGCTGGATTTCGGCGCCACCTCGGCGCAGGTGGAGCAGGCGCGCGCCGCCTATGACGCCAGCGTCGCCAGCTATCGTCAGGCGGTGCTGCAGGGCTTTACCGAGGTGGAAAACTATCTGGTTCAACTGAATACCCTGCAGGATGAGCTGGCCGCGCAGCAGCGCGCCGCCGCCGCCGCGCAGGATTCGGCCCGCGTGACGCGCAACCAGTATGAAGCGGGGATGATCGACTACCTTGATGTCGCCACCACTGAAAACGCCAGCCTGAGCCAGCAGCAAAGCCTGCTGTCGCTGCAAAGCACGCAGTGGGTGGCCAGCGTCGAACTGATCGCCGCGCTGGGCGGCGGCTGGGACGCCGACACGCTGGCGCCGTAG
- the yghU gene encoding glutathione-dependent disulfide-bond oxidoreductase, producing MSESSYQPPKVWEWKQNNEGAFANINRPISGPTHEKALPVGTHPLQLYSLGTPNGQKVTIMLEELLALGITGAEYDAWLIRIGEGDQFSSGFVDVNPNSKIPALRDHSSTPPIRVFESGNILLYLAEKFGRFLPKDPAGRTETLNWLFWLQGSAPYLGGGFGHFYNYAPVKIEYAINRFAMEAKRQLDVLDKQLARGRYVAGDEYTIADMAIWPWYGNLVLGNAYNAAEFLDAGSYKNVLRWANEIGSRPAVKRGRIVNRTHGPLNEQLHERHAASDFDTNTEDKRQA from the coding sequence ATGTCAGAGAGCAGCTATCAACCGCCGAAAGTATGGGAGTGGAAGCAAAATAACGAAGGCGCGTTCGCCAACATCAACCGCCCGATTTCAGGCCCGACGCATGAGAAAGCGCTTCCTGTCGGTACGCACCCGCTCCAGCTCTACTCGCTGGGCACGCCCAACGGCCAGAAAGTGACGATAATGCTCGAAGAGTTGCTGGCGCTTGGCATCACCGGCGCGGAGTACGATGCCTGGCTGATTCGCATTGGCGAAGGCGATCAGTTCTCCAGCGGTTTTGTCGACGTTAACCCTAATTCAAAAATTCCGGCGCTGCGCGACCACTCCAGCACGCCGCCGATCCGCGTGTTTGAATCCGGCAATATCCTGCTCTATCTGGCGGAGAAGTTCGGCCGCTTCCTGCCGAAAGATCCCGCCGGGCGCACCGAAACGCTGAACTGGCTGTTCTGGTTGCAGGGTTCCGCACCGTACCTTGGCGGCGGTTTCGGCCATTTTTATAACTACGCGCCGGTAAAAATCGAGTACGCCATCAACCGCTTCGCCATGGAGGCCAAACGCCAACTGGATGTGCTGGATAAACAACTGGCGCGCGGCAGATACGTGGCGGGCGACGAGTACACCATTGCGGATATGGCTATCTGGCCGTGGTACGGCAACCTGGTTTTGGGCAACGCCTACAACGCGGCGGAATTCCTTGATGCCGGCAGCTATAAAAACGTGCTGCGCTGGGCGAACGAGATCGGCAGCCGTCCGGCGGTCAAACGCGGACGCATCGTTAATCGCACCCATGGCCCGCTCAATGAGCAATTACATGAGCGCCACGCCGCCAGCGACTTCGATACCAACACCGAAGATAAACGTCAGGCGTGA